One window from the genome of Candidatus Synechococcus calcipolaris G9 encodes:
- a CDS encoding APC family permease yields the protein MASSPPTHLRRSLGFTGVLSQSLAGIAPTATPTINIAIIFTTAGTGTWLTYLVATLAVLSIALNLNVFARSTASAGSLSDFVSLGLGQRGQTVTAWALLLAYLSASVATLTACSGYMLSLLTAMAVQAPPVLLGIVIALVCCIFAFQEIQLSTKLMLILETLSVLMIIFLCIRILVREGLVIDLSQFTLKGVTATGFNEGLIVAMLSFAGFEAATTLGEEAKHPYQAIPRILFLTPVLAGGFFIFSAYVIVLGFNFYKIGVATSDAPLDTLAQAMGIGNFGLLISVGATVSLFGCGLATLVAASRLLFSMIRSQTLPQFNHGVQSENSQLKQAIVVCAVIVFVAVVLCLARFKPLDVYDWFGTFGTFGFLIAYGLSCIAAPIFLQRSRSLHRGHLLASAVGFLVISFIFLGSIVPLPTFPLNLAPLFFLILLGLGVTYSLLHPKNNRD from the coding sequence ATGGCATCATCCCCCCCTACCCATCTCAGGCGTTCCCTGGGATTTACTGGTGTTCTATCTCAATCTTTAGCTGGTATTGCCCCAACCGCAACGCCAACCATTAACATTGCGATTATTTTTACAACAGCTGGAACTGGTACTTGGCTCACCTATTTAGTTGCCACCCTTGCTGTTCTCAGCATTGCCCTTAATCTGAATGTTTTTGCCCGTTCTACTGCATCTGCCGGATCATTATCTGATTTTGTCAGTCTGGGCCTGGGGCAACGGGGTCAAACGGTCACTGCTTGGGCCTTGCTTTTAGCCTATTTATCCGCATCCGTGGCTACGCTTACCGCATGTTCTGGCTATATGCTCAGTCTTCTCACCGCGATGGCTGTGCAGGCCCCTCCCGTATTACTAGGGATTGTCATCGCCCTCGTTTGCTGTATTTTCGCCTTCCAAGAGATTCAACTGTCCACAAAACTGATGCTGATTCTCGAAACCCTTTCGGTTTTAATGATTATCTTTTTGTGTATCCGCATCCTTGTCCGGGAAGGGTTGGTGATTGATCTGTCACAATTTACCCTCAAGGGAGTCACAGCTACAGGATTTAATGAGGGTCTAATCGTTGCCATGCTCAGTTTTGCAGGTTTTGAGGCGGCCACAACTCTCGGCGAAGAAGCAAAGCATCCCTACCAGGCCATTCCTCGCATTTTGTTTCTCACCCCGGTTCTCGCAGGTGGATTTTTCATTTTTTCAGCCTATGTCATTGTTCTTGGTTTTAATTTTTATAAGATTGGGGTGGCCACCAGTGATGCTCCCTTAGACACCTTGGCTCAAGCAATGGGCATTGGCAACTTTGGGCTGCTCATCAGCGTGGGTGCTACGGTCAGTCTGTTTGGCTGTGGCCTGGCGACTCTCGTTGCGGCTAGTCGGCTGTTGTTTTCCATGATCCGTTCTCAAACCCTGCCGCAGTTTAATCATGGCGTTCAATCCGAGAACTCTCAACTCAAACAGGCCATTGTAGTTTGCGCGGTGATTGTCTTTGTTGCCGTAGTCCTATGCTTGGCTAGGTTCAAGCCCTTGGATGTCTATGACTGGTTTGGTACCTTTGGCACGTTTGGTTTTCTTATCGCTTACGGCCTCAGTTGTATTGCTGCCCCCATTTTTCTACAACGATCTAGGTCTCTCCATCGCGGGCATTTGCTGGCTAGTGCGGTTGGTTTTCTGGTGATTAGTTTTATTTTTCTGGGTTCCATTGTCCCCTTACCAACATTCCCGTTAAATCTGGCTCCCCTATTCTTTTTGATCCTCTTGGGCCTGGGAGTAACATATTCTCTCTTACACCCCAAAAATAACCGAGATTAA